Proteins encoded in a region of the Anopheles ziemanni chromosome 2, idAnoZiCoDA_A2_x.2, whole genome shotgun sequence genome:
- the LOC131282082 gene encoding sialin yields MTSGIAGWVTCRQVLNIMVIFGFMLNYALRVNFTIAIVAMTKTLVSNITGTGSDSTEFNLTDISTTTALPTTTEVSAIREQDKFEWNSQEQNLMLGSFFWGYVLTELPGGRLAEVVGGRRVFGYSMLGASLLTLLTPLASNTHYIAVVILRAVLGFFLGASWPAIHPLTAVWIPPMDRSKFIANMMASSLGAAITMPICGFLIDKIGWQSVFYFTGGLGFIWSVVWFLVVFETPALHPRITPEERNEIESAINAAGKKKKPSYVPWKSIITSPPVWAIILTHGASVFGFFTVVNQLPTYMKYILHFNIKENGLLSSLPYFGKYAMAVISSYLADHLRKTGKLSTTATRKIFTAFAVMTPGFLMIVQVYMGENRSWAVAIFTLSLFLNGAVTAGYLGNGLDIAPNFSGTIFGMANTLSSFGGFVSAYMVGQLTKDGQTYGQWQIVFWILAVIYITGSSAYVLMGTGELQAWNNPPEPGDDNRETEEGVPLNQRNAVATK; encoded by the exons ATGACTTCTGGAATAGCAG GATGGGTAACATGTCGCCAAGTGTTGAACATTATGGTGATCTTCGGATTCATGCTGAACTATGCGCTGCGCGTGAACTTTACCATCGCCATTGTAGCCATGACAAAAACTTTGGTATCCAACATCACGGGGACAGGCAGCGATAGTACCGAGTTTAACTTGACCGATATATCAACGACGACCGCGCTTCCCACTACCACCGAAGTGTCCGCTATCAGGGAACAAGACAAGTTCGAGTGGAATTCCCAGGAGCAGAACCTCATGCTCGGCAGTTTCTTCTGGGGTTACGTTCTGACGGAGCTGCCGGGAGGCCGTTTGGCGGAAGTCGTCGGTGGACGGCGGGTGTTCGGCTACAGCATGCTGGGAGCTAGTTTGCTGACGTTGCTTACCCCGTTGGCTTCCAATACGCACTACATTGCCGTGGTGATCCTTCGGGCGGTGCTCGGATTCTTCCTCGGTGCGTCCTGGCCTGCCATTCATCCTTTGACGGCCGTCTGGATTCCGCCGATGGATCGTTCAAAGTTCATTGCCAACATGATGGCTTCCTCGCTCGGTGCTGCTATCACGATGCCGATCTGTGGATTCCTGATTGACAAAATCGGATGGCAAAGCGTGTTTTACTTCACCGGCGGGTTGGGTTTCATCTGGTCCGTTGTCTGGTTCCTGGTAGTGTTTGAAACGCCCGCATTGCATCCTCGTATCACTCCGGAGGAAAGGAACGAAATCGAGTCGGCCATCAATGCGGCgggcaaaaagaagaaacctTCGTATGTGCCTTGGAAATCGATCATTACCTCGCCTCCAGTGTGGGCCATTATTCTCACGCACGGTGCTTCCGTGTTCGGTTTCTTCACTGTTGTCAACCAGCTGCCTACCTACATGAAATACATTCTACATTTCAACATCAAAGAG AACGGATTACTGTCGTCTTTGCCATACTTTGGAAAGTACGCAATGGCTGTTATTTCGTCCTATTTGGCCGATCATCTACGCAAAACTGGAAAGCTGTCGACAACTGCCACGAGAAAGATTTTCACCGCTTTCG CTGTAATGACTCCTGGTTTCTTGATGATCGTTCAAGTGTACATGGGAGAGAACCGTTCGTGGGCGGTGGCTATTTTCACCCTTTCCCTCTTCCTCAACGGTGCCGTAACGGCTGGATATCTCGGAAACGGTCTGGATATTGCACCCAACTTTTCGGGTACAATTTTCGGCATGGCCAATACACTCTCGTCGTTCGGTGGTTTCGTTTCGGCCTATATGGTTGGTCAGCTcacgaaagatggt CAAACCTATGGACAATGGCAGATCGTATTCTGGATTCTGGCTGTGATTTATATAACGGGTTCATCAGCGTACGTGTTGATGGGTACGGGTGAGCTGCAGGCATGGAACAATCCTCCGGAGCCCGGAGATGATAACCGTGAGACGGAAGAAGGTGTCCCACTGAATCAACGCAACGCGGTGGCGACTAAGTAA
- the LOC131282400 gene encoding mitochondrial import receptor subunit TOM70, which yields MTTGSTGSTFPKWQLALLIGTPVAIGLGYMYWRKSTNQGEGGDKLTKKKLADIKDKTISLDGDDRSRSSDTKQKETKPLTGRELALKHKNDGNAHFRVGKYDLAIKEYDAAIEHCPTSETTDRGTYYQNRAAAYEQLQNWSAVINDCEKAIECNPKYTKALIRRAKAYEQQGELAKALEDITAACILDQFQNKTSLVMADRILRELGQQHGREAMKAKKEVIPSALFIRNYFSSFNNDPVRKLVVASSEPKGFIKAKALFDKGEYDGIVAACTEEIESSESESEYKLEALLLRGTFYNLMACYEEAKQDLEAVIELETADKKLRSNALIKLASLAMQTQPETPEECFRCFAQAEEIDSTNCDIYHHRGQVYILMDRLNEAITDFEQATKLCPTSGIIATHLCYASYRLALMNKDEQGVQRVLKRFYDVLDQFSDCVECYSIMAQVLSEQQAFQDADNVFDKASKIEPDNAQILVHRGLLQLQWRGDIDEGVKLIRKAIQIDSKCEFAFETLGSIEVQRGNLVEAIKLFETAIDLARTEMSLVHLYSLKDAAIAQVNVSKKMGLSISSIQPNF from the coding sequence ATGACGACCGGCAGCACGGGGTCTACATTCCCCAAATGGCAGCTAGCACTTCTTATCGGCACGCCGGTGGCCATCGGCCTCGGTTACATGTACTGGCGAAAATCAACCAACCAAGGCGAGGGAGGGGACAAACtaacgaagaaaaagttagctgaCATCAAGGACAAAACCATATCCCTCGACGGCGATGATCGTTCGCGTTCGTCGGATACAAAACAGAAGGAAACCAAACCGTTGACCGGTCGTGAGCTTGCTCTGAAGCATAAGAACGATGGGAATGCTCATTTCCGGGTGGGTAAATATGATTTAGCCATCAAAGAGTACGATGCGGCCATCGAGCATTGCCCGACGTCAGAGACGACAGATCGGGGTACATACTATCAAAACAGAGCTGCGGCTTACGAACAGCTGCAGAATTGGTCCGCCGTGATAAATGACTGCGAGAAGGCAATCGAATGTAATCCAAAATACACCAAAGCGCTGATACGACGGGCTAAAGCGTACGAGCAGCAGGGAGAGTTAGCCAAAGCCCTTGAAGACATTACGGCCGCATGCATTTTGGACCAGTTTCAGAATAAAACCTCTCTCGTGATGGCTGACCGTATCCTCCGAGAGTTGGGTCAGCAGCACGGACGGGAAGCGATGAAGGCAAAGAAAGAGGTTATTCCATCCGCTCTGTTCATCAGGAACTATTTCAGCTCGTTCAATAATGATCCTGTACGCAAGCTAGTCGTTGCCAGCTCGGAACCAAAAGGATTCATCAAGGCCAAAGCACTGTTTGATAAAGGCGAGTACGATGGTATCGTGGCGGCATGCACAGAGGAAATTGAGTCAAGCGAGTCGGAATCCGAGTACAAACTCGAAGCGTTGCTGCTGAGAGGCACATTCTATAATCTAATGGCCTGTTACGAGGAAGCCAAACAAGATCTTGAAGCAGTGATCGAACTGGAGACTGCGGACAAGAAGCTTCGCTCGAACGCACTGATTAAGCTTGCTTCCCTGGCTATGCAAACACAGCCGGAAACACCCGAGGAGTGCTTCAGGTGCTTTGCCCAGGCGGAAGAGATTGACAGCACAAATTGCGACATTTACCACCATCGCGGCCAGGTGTACATTCTAATGGATCGGCTGAATGAGGCAATCACAGACTTCGAACAAGCAACCAAACTCTGCCCCACGTCAGGCATCATAGCGACACACCTCTGCTATGCCTCTTACCGTCTGGCCTTAATGAACAAGGACGAACAAGGCGTACAGCGTGTCCTGAAGCGTTTTTATGACGTTCTCGATCAGTTCTCGGATTGCGTAGAGTGTTACAGCATAATGGCCCAGGTACTTTCAGAGCAGCAAGCGTTTCAGGATGCGGATAACGTCTTCGACAAGGCGTCGAAGATCGAACCAGATAACGCCCAAATTCTTGTCCATAGAGGTCTGCTTCAGTTGCAATGGCGGGGCGACATTGACGAAGGTGTGAAGTTGATTAGAAAAGCGATTCAAATCGACAGCAAATGTGAGTTTGCCTTCGAAACACTTGGTTCGATCGAGGTGCAACGAGGAAATCTCGTTGAAGCTATCAAACTATTTGAAACGGCTATCGACCTCGCCAGAACGGAGATGAGCCTAGTTCACCTGTACTCTTTGAAGGACGCCGCTATCGCACAGGTGAATGTGTCCAAGAAAATGGGCTTAAGTATTAGCAGCATCCAACCGAACTTCTAA
- the LOC131282399 gene encoding eukaryotic translation initiation factor 4E-binding protein Mextli isoform X1 has protein sequence MSQMGRAVKNLEPPRPLKSTMKQAHVHLPVYEVQSIEELITLTENVAASLANGCNNADGMNALLANLRLHGPQLENVSKDTLDRAFVIFRNASQDERLNIMTRLNLLELIELRAKSWQVSDGINSYYKHKATNVEPDILADPNLLGSSPPLGQAVPALAPGELIRTSGKFPKPTKIPGKTYSKDEIVIRNADSGKVMGIKGRRVHMIEELSETVISFQRVATGAKERLVQITGPNEEKINYAKQLIEDTIRRNASPVRLDNSQDGSCSSLASSASDETVPRKEAGSGANSRNVAGGGLGEMSANAANGMGSFMAGQQSAPTPALSLNLSGYAQTPPSYTHPKLTRNGSQNSGQRNAGNGGMLLHSFSTSDASLGEYKYTVNVGQHNLKITGDCCELVKVAKLVLDDYFSSNEFLASVDMCSSFDLPNSLSSPVGAIPGHHSLITGTPFVDSGVGLNTMAANVGEVSNCVEMDDDVFIVEPGTVGFKGNDVQNNNAASAANNNGLSRSRRSHFSRKDSAGDGLKEAASASSKADPNPVKRIEYERLIYYSKSPYSWDLPADWKRICETLPYLVKNKDIEDQKNRFNGEQFLEMKKQTTSYSTQGSVLDGGEGEQGNGEISANVDAEDKPIVASAT, from the exons ATGTCGCAAATGGGGCGCGCAGTGAAAAATCTGGAGCCGCCACGTCCTCTTAAATCAACAATGAAGCAGGCGCACGTCCACTTGCCTGTCTATGAAGTTCAATCAA TTGAGGAACTAATAACATTGACGGAAAATGTGGCCGCCAGCCTTGCTAATGGATGCAACAACGCTGATGGCATGAACGCGCTGTTGGCAAACTTACGGCTGCACGGACCCCAGTTGGAGAACGTATCAAAAGATACACTGGATCGTGCTTTTGTCATTTTTCGAAATGCATCTCAGGACGAGCGGCTGAACATAATGACGCGATTGAACCTGTTAGAATTGATAGAGCTGCGTGCTAAATCTTGGCAGGTATCTGACGGAATAAATTCATACTACAAACACAAGGCTACAAATGTGGAG CCCGACATTTTGGCTGATCCGAATCTGCTGGGATCCTCCCCGCCATTGGGGCAAGCCGTGCCTGCCTTGGCACCGGGCGAGCTGATACGCACCTCTGGCAAGTTCCCGAAGCCGACAAAAATACCCGGAAAAACGTACAGCAAGGATGAGATTGTTATTCGCAATGCTGATTCTGGCAAAG TAATGGGAATCAAGGGACGTAGAGTTCATATGATAGAAGAACTTTCGGAGACTGTTATTTCGTTCCAAAGag TGGCTACCGGGGCTAAAGAACGTCTAGTACAAATCACCGGCCCGAACGAGGAAAAGATcaa TTATGCAAAACAGCTGATTGAAGATACCATACGCCGGAACGCGTCGCCGGTACGTTTGGATAACTCCCAGGATGGTTCCTGCAGTTCTCTGGCTTCATCCGCCTCGGATGAGACGGTCCCGAGAAAGGAAGCAGGATCCGGCGCAAACTCACGAAACGTTGCCGGTGGAGGGTTGGGAGAAATGTCGGCCAATGCAGCCAACGGGATGGGCTCTTTTATGGCCGGTCAGCAGTCTGCCCCAACACCGGCACTAAGTCTGAATCTCAGTGGTTACGCTCAGACGCCACCTTCGTACACCCATCCGAAACTTACCAGGAATGGGTCGCAAAACAGTGGCCAGCGTAATGCCGGCAACGGCGGGATGTTACTGCACAGCTTCTCTACCAGCGATGCTTCGCTGGGCGAATACAAGTACACCGTTAACGTGGGCCAACATAATCTCAAAATAACTGGAGATTGTTGTGAGCTGGTGAAG GTGGCCAAATTAGTGCTGGACGATTACTTCAGTAGCAACGAATTTTTGGCCTCCGTTGACATGTGCTCCAGTTTTGATTTACCGAACTCACTTTCCTCCCCGGTGGGAGCAATTCCCGGCCATCATTCGCTTATTACGGGAACACCGTTTGTCGATAGCGGAGTTGGTCTGAATACCATGGCCGCCAACGTCGGGGAAGTGAGCAACTGCGTCGAAATGGATGACGACGTGTTCATCGTAGAGCCGGGAACGGTCGGGTTCAAAGGAAACGAtgttcaaaataataatgcCGCCTCAGCGGCCAACAACAACGGACTGAGCCGGTCTCGTCGAAGTCACTTCTCGCGGAAGGACAGTGCAGGAGATGGGCTTAAGGAAGCTGCGTCAGCTTCTTCCAAAGCGGATCCGAATCCAG TGAAACGAATCGAATATGAGCGGCTGATTTACTATTCGAAGTCACCCTATTCGTGGGACTTGCCCGCTGACTGGAAGCGTATTTGTGAAACTCTTCCTTATTTGGTCAAAAATAAG GATATCGAAGACcaaaaaaatcgatttaatGGTGAACAATTTctggaaatgaaaaagcaaacaaccagCTACAGTACGCAAGGAAGCGTACTAGATGGTGGTGAGGGCGAACAGGGAAATGGTGAAATTTCTGCAAACGTCGATGCCGAAGATAAGCCAATCGTGGCGAGTGCAACATAG
- the LOC131282399 gene encoding eukaryotic translation initiation factor 4E-binding protein Mextli isoform X2 produces MNALLANLRLHGPQLENVSKDTLDRAFVIFRNASQDERLNIMTRLNLLELIELRAKSWQVSDGINSYYKHKATNVEPDILADPNLLGSSPPLGQAVPALAPGELIRTSGKFPKPTKIPGKTYSKDEIVIRNADSGKVATGAKERLVQITGPNEEKINYAKQLIEDTIRRNASPVRLDNSQDGSCSSLASSASDETVPRKEAGSGANSRNVAGGGLGEMSANAANGMGSFMAGQQSAPTPALSLNLSGYAQTPPSYTHPKLTRNGSQNSGQRNAGNGGMLLHSFSTSDASLGEYKYTVNVGQHNLKITGDCCELVKVAKLVLDDYFSSNEFLASVDMCSSFDLPNSLSSPVGAIPGHHSLITGTPFVDSGVGLNTMAANVGEVSNCVEMDDDVFIVEPGTVGFKGNDVQNNNAASAANNNGLSRSRRSHFSRKDSAGDGLKEAASASSKADPNPVKRIEYERLIYYSKSPYSWDLPADWKRICETLPYLVKNKDIEDQKNRFNGEQFLEMKKQTTSYSTQGSVLDGGEGEQGNGEISANVDAEDKPIVASAT; encoded by the exons ATGAACGCGCTGTTGGCAAACTTACGGCTGCACGGACCCCAGTTGGAGAACGTATCAAAAGATACACTGGATCGTGCTTTTGTCATTTTTCGAAATGCATCTCAGGACGAGCGGCTGAACATAATGACGCGATTGAACCTGTTAGAATTGATAGAGCTGCGTGCTAAATCTTGGCAGGTATCTGACGGAATAAATTCATACTACAAACACAAGGCTACAAATGTGGAG CCCGACATTTTGGCTGATCCGAATCTGCTGGGATCCTCCCCGCCATTGGGGCAAGCCGTGCCTGCCTTGGCACCGGGCGAGCTGATACGCACCTCTGGCAAGTTCCCGAAGCCGACAAAAATACCCGGAAAAACGTACAGCAAGGATGAGATTGTTATTCGCAATGCTGATTCTGGCAAAG TGGCTACCGGGGCTAAAGAACGTCTAGTACAAATCACCGGCCCGAACGAGGAAAAGATcaa TTATGCAAAACAGCTGATTGAAGATACCATACGCCGGAACGCGTCGCCGGTACGTTTGGATAACTCCCAGGATGGTTCCTGCAGTTCTCTGGCTTCATCCGCCTCGGATGAGACGGTCCCGAGAAAGGAAGCAGGATCCGGCGCAAACTCACGAAACGTTGCCGGTGGAGGGTTGGGAGAAATGTCGGCCAATGCAGCCAACGGGATGGGCTCTTTTATGGCCGGTCAGCAGTCTGCCCCAACACCGGCACTAAGTCTGAATCTCAGTGGTTACGCTCAGACGCCACCTTCGTACACCCATCCGAAACTTACCAGGAATGGGTCGCAAAACAGTGGCCAGCGTAATGCCGGCAACGGCGGGATGTTACTGCACAGCTTCTCTACCAGCGATGCTTCGCTGGGCGAATACAAGTACACCGTTAACGTGGGCCAACATAATCTCAAAATAACTGGAGATTGTTGTGAGCTGGTGAAG GTGGCCAAATTAGTGCTGGACGATTACTTCAGTAGCAACGAATTTTTGGCCTCCGTTGACATGTGCTCCAGTTTTGATTTACCGAACTCACTTTCCTCCCCGGTGGGAGCAATTCCCGGCCATCATTCGCTTATTACGGGAACACCGTTTGTCGATAGCGGAGTTGGTCTGAATACCATGGCCGCCAACGTCGGGGAAGTGAGCAACTGCGTCGAAATGGATGACGACGTGTTCATCGTAGAGCCGGGAACGGTCGGGTTCAAAGGAAACGAtgttcaaaataataatgcCGCCTCAGCGGCCAACAACAACGGACTGAGCCGGTCTCGTCGAAGTCACTTCTCGCGGAAGGACAGTGCAGGAGATGGGCTTAAGGAAGCTGCGTCAGCTTCTTCCAAAGCGGATCCGAATCCAG TGAAACGAATCGAATATGAGCGGCTGATTTACTATTCGAAGTCACCCTATTCGTGGGACTTGCCCGCTGACTGGAAGCGTATTTGTGAAACTCTTCCTTATTTGGTCAAAAATAAG GATATCGAAGACcaaaaaaatcgatttaatGGTGAACAATTTctggaaatgaaaaagcaaacaaccagCTACAGTACGCAAGGAAGCGTACTAGATGGTGGTGAGGGCGAACAGGGAAATGGTGAAATTTCTGCAAACGTCGATGCCGAAGATAAGCCAATCGTGGCGAGTGCAACATAG
- the LOC131290056 gene encoding kelch domain-containing protein 3: MHWILNLDGGPRRVNHASVAVGEFIYSFGGYCTGEDYQSNSAIDVHVLNTHNMRWSPIPAVEDENGVPCKYPEVPFQRYGHTAVAFEQKVYLWGGRNDEIVCDILFCFDTRTRKWTRPSITGTVPGARDGHSACVYGDRMYIFGGFEESIDKFSCDVYFLDLRTMHWTYVNTLGEPPSYRDFHSATIVNDRMYVFGGRSDAVAPYHSQEEIYCPKIKFLDLKTDCWHTPKTTGEIPLGRRSHSAFIYNHKIYIFAGYNGNLDKHFNDLYCFDPSQNIWRLVNPQGQAPRARRRQSCLVIGKRMYLFGGTCPMANADPSSFDYSDTHVLDFEPSLFTLAIIKVLQYKLDTSCLPRDIRIEIRNMTTPNKIGRSLNKG; the protein is encoded by the exons ATGCATTGGATCTTGAATCTCGATGGTGGGCCGAGGCGTGTTAACCATGCTTCGGTAGCCGTGGGGGAGTTTATCTACTCATTCGGTGGGTACTGCACTGGAGAAGACTACCAATCGAACAGTGCCATCGATGTGCATGTACTCAACACGCACAATATGCGCTGGTCCCCGATTCCGGCGGTAGAGGATGAAAACGGAGTGCCGtgcaagtacccggaggtaccgtTTCAACGATATGGCCACACTGCAGTCGCTTTTGAGCAGAAAGTTTACCTTTGGGGGGGCCGCAACGATGAGATTGTTTGCGATATCCTCTTCTGCTTTGATACGCGCACCCGCAAGTGGACAAGACCTTCGATTACTGGAACGGTTCCGGGAGCTCGCGATGGCCACTCTGCCTGCGTGTATGGCGATCGGATGTACATCTTCGGTGGCTTCGAAGAGAGCATAGATAAATTCTCTTGTGATGTCTACTTTCTCGACCTTCGTACGATGCACTGGACCTACGTAAATACCCTCGGAGAACCGCCATCGTACCGAGACTTCCATTCGGCCACGATAGTTAACGATCGCATGTACGTGTTCGGAGGAAGAAGCGATGCAGTGGCACCATATCACTCACAGGAGGAAATCTACTGTCCGAAGATTAAGTTTTTGGATCTAAAAACCGACTGTTGGCACACGCCAAAAACTACGGGCGAGATTCCTTTGGGCCGTCGAAGTCATTCAGCAT TTATCTACAACCATAAAATTTACATCTTTGCGGGATACAATGGCAATCTTGATAAGCACTTCAATGATCTCTACTGCTTCGATCCCAGTCAAAATATATGGCGCTTGGTAAATCCTCAAGGGCAGGCACCCCGTGCAAGGCGGCGTCAATCGTGTCTGGTAATTGGCAAAAGGATGTATCTATTCGGAGGAACATG TCCGATGGCCAATGCTGATCCTTCTTCGTTTGACTACAGCGATACACACGTCCTCGATTTCGAACCAAGCCTGTTCACGCTGGCTATAATAAAAGTTCTGCAGTACAAGCTAGATACATCATGCTTACCTCGAGACATAAG GATTGAAATACGAAACATGACCACACCGAATAAAATCGGTCGATCATTAAACAAAGGTTAA
- the LOC131282986 gene encoding DNA-binding protein D-ETS-6-like: MQHDEDNSWCASDCAKGAEEHDSSDDEDSEQIYVPNNPLEWTAEHVSAWTLWVSKNFKIFPPLEPARFPNGGEEIAKFTKADFWVCAGSKAGGDTCAKHFAHLMQCATGAEDKQLYNDVDPEPYQLLNAASHRLVSQGGQIQLWQFLLELLADSSNAPYISWEGTNGEFKLTDPDEVARRWGERKAKPNMNYDKLSRALRYYYDKNIMTKVQGKRYTYKFDFHGLMAACQAQAQLTDTASSGSSSANILSGGGSYSSSPTSTSSMKSPLPISSTNPSPTQLQPFAASSTDSPSATTLLTTATSGNWSPYATSYSNLHVPSCHATSSDTTSGPSVTSCPSTQSNPCTSDSIIYTDASISSSRLC, from the exons ATGCAACATGATGAGGACAACTCTTGGTGTGCCAGTGATTGTGCAAAAGGTGCAGAAGAACATGATTCATCGGACGATGAGGACAGTGAGCAAATTTACGTGCCGAACAATCCACTCGAGTGGACCGCGGAGCACGTGAGTGCGTGGACGCTGTGGGTGTCGAAGAATTTTAAGATTTTCCCGCCACTCGAACCGGCCCGTTTTCCCAATGGTGGTGAAGAAATTGCCAAATTCACAAAGGCGGACTTTTGGGTGTGTGCCGGGAGTAAAGCCGGCGGTGATACTTGTGCAAAACACTTTGCTCATTTGATGCAATGTGCGACGGGAGCTGAAGATAAGCAGTTATATAACGACGTCGATCCAG AACCGTATCAACTTCTCAACGCCGCTTCACATAGATTGGTATCTCAAg GAGGACAAATTCAGCTGTGGCAATTCCTTTTGGAATTGCTCGCCGATTCTTCAAATGCGCCCTACATCTCTTGGGAAGGAACAAATG GCGAATTCAAACTAACGGATCCAGATGAAGTCGCACGCCGATGGGGAGAGCGAAAAGCCAAGCCGAACATGAATTATGATAAACTCAGCCGAGCCCTCAG ATACTACTATGATAAGAACATCATGACGAAAGTGCAGGGCAAGCGGTACACATACAAGTTCGATTTCCACGGCCTCATGGCAGCCTGTCAGGCGCAGGCACAACTCACTGATACCGCCAGCAGTGGCAGCAGCAGTGCGAATATCCTCTCCGGTGGCGGCTCGTACAGTTCCAGCCCAACATCGACCTCCTCGATGAAATCGCCATTGCCAATTTCATCGACCAACCCCAGCCCCACGCAACTACAGCCCTTCGCCGCCTCCTCAACCGACAGCCCGTCGGCCACGACGTTGCTGACGACGGCAACGAGTGGCAACTGGTCGCCATACGCCACATCGTACTCTAATCTGCATGTGCCGTCTTGCCACGCTACCTCATCCGATACCACTTCCGGCCCGTCGGTCACCTCCTGCCCTTCGACACAATCCAATCCCTGCACAAGCGACTCGATCATCTACACCGACGCGTCGATCTCCTCCTCGCGACTCTGTTAG
- the LOC131282988 gene encoding neuronal acetylcholine receptor subunit eat-2-like, with protein sequence MAIVQVSAQSDGGQKWTPTWADRLKKDLLKDYDPSLRPSQHYNVTTVETSITITHVEINEIKSTLSVYGWMKFNWTDIRLGWIPEQYENKTYVYLNHTTVWHPSDEPNTLVKVSSTGHMLHVSTFDKNSKCTLEWKKWPFDTQHCKMLFSPWLEREDMELGTVLMQYVATQGTLWSLRNVSLVTYVSEDGNATTAERGTYLLFEMERNSPIYRSTIIAPACVLMLMNLINFWLPPDSNDKLVLNGISMFVTCLFLMQFNEHLAYYTSATPTIVLFYSRSLYLSGVCLLITVAIDCMLKTGNKVQIPSSVKTLITNYSNACMIATNQSPNKADDQMCDSLDDTPTEEAINYMEEMPSSGLKKSNFYQDWLLFATLLNRIAFVIYLVIYSFMMLCYF encoded by the exons ATGGCAATAGTACAAGTTTCTGCTCAAAGTG ATGGGGGCCAGAAATGGACACCTACGTGGGCGGACCGTCTCAAGAAGGATCTCCTAAAGGATTATGATCCATCGCTTCGTCCATCCCAGCATTACAACGTCACGACGGTAGAAACAAg taTCACGATCACACATGTGGaaattaatgaaattaaatcgaCGCTATCTGTATACGGTTGGATGAAGTTT AATTGGACCGATATTCGCTTGGGTTGGATACCCGAGcagtatgaaaataaaacttatgtGTACCTGAACCATACGACCGTGTGGCACCCATCGGACGAGCCGAACACATTGGTAAAGGTTAGTAGCACCGGTCATATGCTGCATGTCAGTACCTTCGACAAGAACAGCAAATGTACATtggagtggaaaaaatggCCGTTCGATACACAACACTGTAAAATGCTCTTTTCCCCTTGGTTGGAACGTGAAGATATGGAACTGGGCACGGTTCTTATGCAG TACGTCGCTACTCAAGGCACATTGTGGAGTTTGAGGAATGTTAGTCTGGTGACTTATGTCAGCGAAGATGGAAATGCAACTACGGCCGAACGGGGCACTTATCTTCTGTTTGAGATGGAACGGAATAGTCCCATTTATCGAAGTACTATAATTGCACCTGCCTGTGTGTTGATGCTGATGAATTTGATTAACTTTTGGTTACCACCAGACAGTAACGATAAGTTGGTACTAAATGGCATCAGTATGTTTGTCACTTGCCTGTTTCTTATGCAATTTAATGAGCATCTTGCCTACTACACAAGTGCAACTCCCACGATCG TGCTCTTTTACAGCCGCAGTTTGTACCTTTCGGGAGTATGTTTACTGATCACTGTTGCTATCGACTGCATGTTGAAAACCGGTAACAAAGTTCAAATTCCTTCCTCCGTGAAGACACTTATCACAAACTATAGTAATGCGTGCATGATCGCCACTAACCAAAGTCCAAAC AAAGCGGATGACCAAATGTGTGATTCACTGGACGACACGCCGACGGAAGAGGCGATAAACTACATGGAGGAAATGCCGAGCTCGGGCTTAAAGAAATCTAATTTTTACCAAGACTGGTTGCTGTTCGCCACACTTTTGAATCGTATCGCCTTCGTAATATACCTCGTCATATATTCGTTCATGATGCTTTGCTACTTTTGA
- the LOC131281432 gene encoding uncharacterized protein LOC131281432 — translation MLEKKARPGYRRILKTSAKTLIVIEAILFGVSYAGWYRLNTNRDFRYYVKENYPSVLEAYYQLGETFSGDKKIRAYDEGIWQQEQQAKK, via the exons ATGTTAGAGAAAAAGGCTCGTCCTGGGTACCGGAGAATCCTCAAAACATCCGCAAAAACGTTAATTGTAATCGAGGCAATTTTGTTCGGTGTGTCGTACGCCGGCTGGTACCGATTGAACACGAATAGAG ATTTCAGATATTACGTTAAAGAAAACTATCCCAGCGTGCTGGAAGCGTACTACCAACTCGGGGAAACGTTCAGTGGAGATAAGAAGATCCGCGCGTACGACGAAGGCATCTGGCAACAGGAGCAGCAAGCTAAAAAGTAA